One region of Jatrophihabitans cynanchi genomic DNA includes:
- a CDS encoding MFS transporter: MEESPWQVPDFRTLFAASVASQVATSIGYVAVPLFAVIALHAGAGQVGALATLSTAAFLLIGLPAGSWVDRLQAGSVLAAADFARAVLFASVPVAQLFGVLTFWQLYAVVLLAGCATVFFDVGSQSAIPRFVAHGALLRANGAVAGLIAACNVAGRGAGGAFVQLLGAPVALGVAAANYMGSALRLRALSRGAAGHAPARVRMWPQIAAGLRHVFGDAELRALALTAAISNFGMQIVNTMLPVVFMRELALPGGVLGAFWAAGAAGVLLGARCARRLADALGLGRVLTRLGPCLAPCALGVAHLERGPWLWLAAGGWLLAMFKIGVDNVLGVSLRQQATPARLLGRMTATFRFVLTGALAIGSAASGVIGELAGARAALWVGAAILAVAFVPVTMSPIRMRQSLSI, encoded by the coding sequence ATCGAGGAGTCACCGTGGCAGGTGCCGGACTTTCGCACGCTGTTCGCGGCTTCGGTCGCCAGCCAGGTGGCGACGAGCATCGGGTACGTCGCGGTTCCGTTGTTCGCGGTGATCGCCCTGCATGCCGGTGCCGGGCAGGTTGGTGCGCTCGCAACGTTGAGCACCGCGGCATTCCTACTGATCGGCTTGCCGGCCGGGTCCTGGGTGGACCGTCTGCAGGCCGGGAGCGTGCTGGCAGCTGCCGACTTCGCACGAGCCGTGCTGTTCGCCTCGGTGCCGGTCGCGCAGCTGTTCGGTGTGCTCACGTTCTGGCAGCTGTATGCCGTTGTCTTGCTGGCCGGGTGCGCCACGGTGTTCTTCGACGTCGGCTCGCAGAGCGCGATTCCGCGGTTCGTGGCGCACGGCGCGCTGCTGCGGGCCAACGGCGCAGTGGCCGGTCTGATCGCTGCGTGCAACGTCGCCGGCAGAGGGGCTGGCGGCGCTTTCGTCCAGTTGCTCGGCGCGCCTGTCGCTCTTGGTGTCGCTGCGGCGAACTACATGGGGTCCGCGCTGCGGCTTCGCGCGCTCAGCCGTGGTGCGGCGGGCCACGCCCCTGCCCGCGTGCGGATGTGGCCGCAGATCGCGGCGGGCTTGCGGCACGTCTTCGGTGATGCGGAACTGCGCGCGCTGGCGTTGACCGCGGCGATCAGCAATTTCGGTATGCAGATCGTCAACACGATGCTGCCGGTGGTGTTCATGCGTGAGCTCGCGTTGCCCGGCGGGGTGCTGGGTGCGTTCTGGGCGGCCGGCGCGGCAGGTGTCCTGTTGGGGGCGCGCTGCGCCCGGCGGCTCGCCGACGCGCTCGGCCTCGGCCGGGTACTGACGCGACTCGGTCCGTGCTTGGCGCCGTGCGCGCTGGGCGTCGCGCATCTCGAGCGCGGACCGTGGCTGTGGCTGGCGGCCGGCGGGTGGCTGCTCGCGATGTTCAAGATCGGAGTGGACAACGTGCTCGGAGTTAGCCTGCGCCAGCAGGCCACGCCGGCGCGGCTGTTGGGTCGGATGACCGCGACGTTCCGCTTCGTACTCACCGGGGCACTGGCCATCGGATCCGCTGCCTCCGGGGTGATCGGTGAGCTTGCCGGTGCGCGCGCCGCCTTGTGGGTGGGCGCAGCCATCCTTGCCGTCGCGTTCGTACCGGTCACGATGTCCCCGATCCGGATGCGGCAGTCGCTGTCGATATGA
- a CDS encoding nuclear transport factor 2 family protein — translation MNRTTTENSRSVLQRYLDALVAGDIDAISASFATDATWSLHGDLPLSGVRRGREQIMAFLLSAGELFRPGSQKFTFGAITAEGERAVLEWRVQGVAAATGRHYDNEYCGVFIIRDELIVEVREYLDSLHAAGTLYRDLAPDLPS, via the coding sequence GTGAACCGAACCACCACCGAGAACAGCCGCAGCGTGCTGCAGCGGTACCTCGATGCTCTCGTTGCCGGAGACATCGACGCCATCTCGGCAAGTTTTGCCACCGACGCAACCTGGTCACTACACGGCGACCTGCCGCTGTCCGGAGTGCGACGAGGTCGCGAGCAGATCATGGCGTTCCTGCTGAGCGCCGGCGAGTTGTTCCGCCCGGGCAGCCAGAAGTTCACCTTCGGCGCGATCACCGCTGAGGGTGAGCGCGCCGTTCTCGAGTGGCGGGTGCAAGGCGTCGCCGCCGCGACCGGGCGCCACTACGACAACGAGTACTGCGGTGTCTTCATCATCCGCGACGAACTCATCGTCGAGGTGCGCGAGTACCTCGACTCGTTGCACGCGGCCGGCACTCTCTACCGTGACCTTGCGCCCGATCTGCCTTCGTGA
- a CDS encoding LysR family transcriptional regulator, with product MDVHRLRVLRAVIAAGSIHGAAASLGYTPSAISQHIAILQKETGLTLLRRSGRGIEPTMAARAIAAESARIFEDLSGLDSLVTDLRAGREGTLSVDYFASAGATWMPPAVAMLAREFPGLRLDLRLIDLREPDARPPDVEIAVDGTEPANRPGYHVRPLLTEPYLAVVPITSRLAACSHIDLIELREQSWVDNDSGHGVCRQIVLDACTAAGFSPAFHIETQDYPTAIRFVAEGIGITVVPRMAVDSLPASTVAVPITNPTPHRSISARVRDGAADHPAVVRLLALLTEHSAGHTPSDRGRGRKRSVRG from the coding sequence GTGGATGTGCACCGGCTCCGCGTGCTTCGCGCCGTCATCGCGGCCGGCTCCATCCACGGCGCCGCTGCCAGCCTCGGCTACACACCCTCGGCCATCAGTCAACACATCGCGATCCTGCAGAAGGAGACCGGGCTGACCCTTCTCCGGCGCTCCGGCCGTGGCATCGAACCGACGATGGCGGCCCGCGCGATCGCAGCCGAGTCCGCCCGGATCTTCGAAGATCTTTCCGGCCTCGACTCCCTGGTCACCGACTTGAGGGCAGGTCGCGAGGGCACCCTGTCGGTCGACTACTTCGCCTCGGCCGGCGCCACCTGGATGCCGCCCGCCGTCGCTATGCTCGCTCGCGAATTTCCCGGTTTGCGCCTCGATCTGCGCCTCATCGATCTGCGCGAGCCCGACGCACGACCGCCTGATGTCGAGATCGCTGTTGACGGCACCGAACCTGCGAACCGTCCTGGGTACCACGTGCGCCCGCTGCTCACCGAGCCGTACCTTGCGGTTGTCCCGATCACGTCCAGATTGGCCGCCTGCAGCCACATCGACCTGATCGAGTTGCGCGAGCAGAGCTGGGTCGACAACGACTCCGGGCACGGCGTCTGCCGGCAGATCGTGCTCGACGCCTGCACTGCGGCCGGTTTTTCTCCCGCGTTCCACATTGAGACCCAGGACTATCCCACCGCGATCAGGTTCGTCGCGGAGGGCATCGGCATCACCGTCGTCCCGCGCATGGCGGTGGATTCGCTACCCGCCTCGACGGTGGCAGTCCCGATCACCAACCCCACACCGCACCGCAGCATCTCCGCCCGAGTGCGTGACGGTGCCGCCGACCATCCCGCCGTCGTGAGATTGCTGGCACTCCTGACCGAGCACAGCGCGGGCCACACCCCGTCAGATCGCGGGCGTGGGCGGAAAAGGTCTGTCCGCGGCTAG
- a CDS encoding DMT family transporter, with the protein MHCRCQCQAVSSNRTAAVAVVTTLLLWASAFVEIRSVGAVLAPGAMVFVRLLVGAIVLGLVALRYRRPLPRGRALRLVLGYGVLWFAGYGFTLNWAEQHLDAGTAAMLVNIAPILVAVVAGVAFGDGFPRPVVAGMLVAFGGVVLIAAGSDSHAGVDSLGVLLALLAAVLYAAAVLLQKVALRTVDAVTATWVACVAGLAASMPFAGQAVGELSGAPASAVLGLVYLGVGPSAIAFTTWAYALARSDAGRLAATTLCLPAIAVLMSWAALDEVPTALGLAGGALCVAGVAISRRRSRALPTATPPVHGPAAPSGGVQGCDSCSARAVP; encoded by the coding sequence ATGCATTGCCGATGTCAGTGTCAGGCTGTGTCGAGCAACCGGACCGCGGCAGTCGCTGTCGTGACGACCTTGCTGTTGTGGGCGAGCGCGTTCGTCGAGATCCGATCGGTCGGTGCGGTGCTCGCGCCCGGCGCGATGGTGTTCGTCCGGTTGTTGGTCGGCGCGATCGTCCTGGGGTTGGTTGCGCTGCGATATCGGCGGCCGTTGCCGCGGGGGCGGGCGTTGCGGCTAGTCCTCGGTTACGGCGTGCTCTGGTTCGCGGGCTACGGGTTCACTCTCAACTGGGCCGAGCAGCATCTGGACGCCGGGACCGCGGCAATGCTGGTGAACATTGCGCCGATCCTGGTTGCGGTGGTCGCGGGCGTGGCGTTCGGCGATGGGTTCCCTCGGCCGGTGGTTGCGGGCATGCTGGTCGCGTTCGGTGGCGTGGTGCTCATCGCGGCCGGTAGCGATTCTCATGCTGGCGTGGACTCGCTCGGAGTGCTGCTGGCGTTGCTGGCGGCGGTGTTGTACGCCGCTGCCGTCTTGCTGCAGAAGGTCGCTCTGCGGACCGTCGACGCGGTGACGGCGACGTGGGTGGCATGTGTGGCCGGATTGGCCGCGTCGATGCCGTTCGCCGGGCAGGCGGTCGGTGAACTGTCCGGCGCGCCGGCGAGTGCGGTTCTCGGCCTGGTGTATCTCGGAGTCGGCCCGTCCGCGATTGCGTTCACGACGTGGGCGTACGCGCTTGCCCGGTCCGACGCTGGACGGTTGGCAGCGACCACCTTGTGCCTGCCGGCGATCGCGGTTCTGATGTCGTGGGCCGCGCTGGATGAGGTGCCGACGGCACTGGGGCTGGCAGGTGGGGCGCTCTGCGTTGCCGGTGTGGCCATCAGCCGTCGCCGATCGCGCGCGCTGCCGACTGCCACACCGCCGGTGCACGGGCCAGCGGCGCCTTCGGGCGGCGTGCAGGGGTGCGACTCGTGTTCCGCGCGAGCGGTGCCTTGA
- a CDS encoding cupredoxin domain-containing protein: MSRSAALTGLSAVTFSVLLGACGSDSSSESSAVAVKATNDKCEVEQTRFDTGKITFKVKNAGSKVTEVYVYGANGDEFDKVISEVENIGPGTSRDLTVTLAPGNYELACKPGQTGPGIRRAITVGGDAAGAPGASRSDDAMYDREIELKTDGSSVTGLSGGAKQGEKIEFKLENETDGPRTLEIKRPSGGVAGEVDVQQRSEGELIIKLDQPGTWKIIVEGGSGDLTVDLVVS; this comes from the coding sequence GTGTCCCGTTCCGCTGCCCTCACCGGCCTGTCTGCTGTCACCTTTTCCGTGCTGCTCGGTGCATGTGGCTCCGACTCATCGAGCGAGAGCTCGGCTGTCGCGGTCAAGGCGACGAACGACAAGTGCGAGGTCGAACAGACCCGCTTCGATACGGGGAAGATCACGTTCAAGGTCAAGAACGCCGGCTCCAAGGTGACCGAGGTCTACGTCTACGGCGCGAACGGAGACGAGTTCGACAAAGTCATCAGCGAGGTCGAGAACATCGGCCCGGGGACCTCGCGCGACCTGACCGTGACACTCGCTCCCGGCAACTACGAACTCGCCTGCAAGCCCGGACAGACAGGACCCGGCATCCGCCGGGCGATAACCGTCGGTGGTGACGCCGCCGGAGCGCCCGGAGCGAGCAGGTCGGACGACGCGATGTACGACCGCGAGATCGAACTCAAGACCGACGGCTCATCCGTCACCGGACTCAGCGGGGGCGCGAAGCAGGGCGAGAAGATCGAGTTCAAGCTCGAGAACGAGACGGACGGGCCGCGCACGCTCGAGATCAAGAGACCCTCTGGCGGCGTCGCGGGCGAGGTCGACGTCCAGCAGCGCAGCGAAGGCGAATTGATCATCAAACTCGACCAGCCGGGCACCTGGAAGATCATCGTCGAAGGCGGATCCGGCGACCTCACCGTCGACCTCGTCGTCTCGTAG
- a CDS encoding ScyD/ScyE family protein: MNTHRNRAVASALSITALLAGLVAATPAAAAGSSASITPVLGGLAAPRGIAFDGKGSMYVAESGVAGAGPAGLTHTGKVDKFAWGRTTPTWSTGFNSLYVSEDPTAPPDVLGPAGLSAIGNGCMKNSHGVRNGCQVLMITGESTPGVLAATGNAVNDPQAGHLYRLDGATGAAMSKSDVGSQMYQWTGEHQSLFPDDFPDSNPYGVLVTKDARTEGIRTFVADAGANTISEIMPDGTARVVSYIPNEDFGAFRDSTPTCIAQGPDGYLYVGALDFVSNLFVPPGTGGLSNVWRVDPNADYPTAPTVWASGLTTITACTFDRQGNFWATEMFAGGVDATPPGDVVRIPFAHPGTQDHFGFGQLPVPGGIAQGPDGAMYVTVGSAAPGVNGGVMRVHVGP; the protein is encoded by the coding sequence ATGAATACTCACCGCAACCGTGCCGTCGCGTCAGCACTCTCGATCACGGCGCTGCTGGCCGGGCTGGTCGCCGCCACGCCGGCGGCAGCAGCAGGTTCCAGCGCGTCGATCACGCCGGTCCTGGGCGGGCTCGCGGCACCGCGCGGGATCGCGTTCGACGGCAAGGGCAGCATGTACGTCGCCGAGTCCGGCGTTGCGGGCGCCGGACCCGCAGGGCTCACGCACACCGGCAAGGTGGACAAGTTCGCCTGGGGGCGGACCACACCGACGTGGAGCACCGGCTTCAACTCGCTGTACGTCTCGGAGGATCCGACCGCGCCACCGGACGTGCTCGGCCCGGCAGGGCTGAGCGCGATCGGCAACGGCTGCATGAAGAACAGCCACGGAGTCCGCAACGGCTGTCAGGTGCTGATGATCACCGGTGAGTCCACCCCCGGCGTTCTGGCCGCGACCGGCAATGCGGTGAACGACCCGCAGGCCGGCCACCTGTACCGCCTCGACGGCGCCACCGGCGCGGCGATGTCCAAGTCCGACGTCGGCTCACAGATGTACCAGTGGACGGGCGAGCACCAGAGCCTGTTCCCGGACGATTTCCCGGACTCGAACCCGTACGGCGTGCTGGTCACCAAGGACGCGCGGACAGAGGGGATCCGCACCTTCGTCGCGGACGCCGGGGCGAACACGATCAGCGAGATCATGCCCGACGGCACCGCGCGGGTGGTGTCCTACATTCCGAACGAGGACTTCGGCGCGTTCCGTGATTCCACGCCGACCTGTATCGCGCAGGGGCCGGACGGCTACCTCTACGTGGGCGCGCTCGACTTCGTGTCGAACCTGTTCGTCCCGCCGGGAACAGGCGGCCTGTCGAACGTGTGGCGCGTGGACCCGAACGCCGACTATCCGACCGCTCCGACGGTCTGGGCCAGCGGCCTGACCACGATCACCGCCTGCACGTTCGACCGCCAGGGCAACTTCTGGGCGACCGAGATGTTCGCCGGTGGAGTGGACGCCACCCCGCCGGGCGACGTCGTGCGGATACCGTTCGCGCACCCCGGCACTCAGGATCACTTCGGATTCGGACAGTTGCCGGTTCCCGGCGGCATCGCGCAGGGACCGGACGGTGCCATGTACGTCACCGTCGGCTCCGCCGCCCCGGGCGTCAACGGTGGCGTCATGCGAGTCCACGTCGGGCCGTAA
- a CDS encoding TetR/AcrR family transcriptional regulator — protein sequence MPARDLLIEATKRLIWERGVNATSPGAILNASGVGQGSMYHHFSGKPALAAAAAASLAADLQAETDRMLGGAEASPLAKVCAYLDADRDALRGCRLGRLAFDPGRDDGVAAPIAAYFTGLQRTLAQLLDQAVTAGELVDSTDTTAVATVIVAGVQGGFVLAALTGDPRAMTDTTRGLQALLPRAVTSHAPRPRSQ from the coding sequence ATGCCCGCGCGCGACCTGTTGATCGAGGCGACCAAGCGGCTGATCTGGGAGCGCGGCGTCAACGCCACCTCGCCTGGTGCGATCCTGAATGCGAGCGGGGTCGGGCAAGGAAGCATGTACCACCACTTCAGCGGCAAGCCCGCGTTGGCTGCCGCAGCTGCCGCGTCACTGGCCGCCGACCTGCAAGCCGAGACCGATCGGATGCTCGGCGGCGCCGAAGCGAGCCCACTTGCCAAGGTGTGCGCCTATCTGGATGCGGATCGGGATGCGCTGCGCGGCTGTCGATTGGGCCGGCTAGCATTCGACCCCGGCCGCGACGATGGCGTCGCGGCACCGATCGCCGCGTACTTCACCGGGTTGCAGCGCACCCTGGCGCAACTACTCGATCAGGCTGTGACGGCAGGCGAACTGGTGGACAGCACAGACACCACGGCCGTGGCGACCGTCATCGTTGCCGGTGTACAGGGCGGATTCGTCCTGGCGGCGTTGACTGGCGACCCGCGGGCGATGACCGATACGACTCGCGGCCTGCAAGCACTCCTGCCGCGCGCTGTGACGTCGCACGCGCCACGACCGCGCAGCCAGTGA
- a CDS encoding flavin reductase family protein, whose amino-acid sequence MHPLSVPAGSTVASEHIPIEPSILYVGTPVALLSTENVDGSFNLAPMSSVWALGDTVVLGLSKAGQTGLNLAERPDVVVNFPDPVQWEAVERLAPLTGRDPVPESKRDRCRFEPDKFAAAGLTPQASELVRPPRVLECPLQFEARSTVVRSDAADEFLIIEAAVLRVHARRELVVPGTDHVDPDCWSPLIYNFRHYHGLAPRVGFSFRSETARR is encoded by the coding sequence ATGCATCCACTGTCCGTGCCCGCGGGTTCGACCGTTGCCAGCGAGCACATCCCGATCGAGCCCAGCATTCTGTACGTGGGCACGCCGGTTGCGCTGCTGTCGACGGAGAACGTCGACGGCTCGTTCAACCTTGCCCCCATGTCCTCTGTGTGGGCGCTCGGCGACACAGTCGTTCTCGGTCTGAGCAAGGCCGGCCAGACCGGACTGAATCTCGCCGAGCGACCCGATGTCGTCGTCAACTTTCCGGATCCCGTGCAATGGGAGGCGGTGGAGCGTTTGGCTCCGCTGACGGGACGAGATCCGGTGCCGGAGTCGAAGCGCGATCGTTGCCGTTTCGAACCAGACAAGTTCGCTGCCGCCGGTCTGACCCCGCAGGCCTCGGAATTGGTCCGGCCGCCACGCGTCCTCGAATGCCCTCTGCAGTTCGAGGCACGGTCGACGGTCGTCCGCTCCGATGCGGCGGATGAGTTCCTGATCATCGAGGCCGCGGTGTTGCGCGTCCACGCCCGACGCGAGCTGGTTGTGCCCGGCACCGACCATGTCGATCCCGACTGCTGGAGCCCGTTGATCTACAACTTCCGGCACTACCACGGCCTGGCGCCGCGTGTTGGATTCAGTTTCCGGTCAGAAACTGCCCGCCGGTAG
- the efeU gene encoding iron uptake transporter permease EfeU: MFANYLIGLREGLEAALVVSILIAYLVKTGNKHRQRPLWAGVVIAVLVSAGFGALLTYTSSNLSFEAQEAFGGSLSIVAVGFVTWMVFWMRRTARTLSSELRGRLDAALAMGSLALLFTALLAVGREGLETSLFVWSAVQATGDSTSPLVGAILGLLSSVVLGYLFYRGAVRIDLGKFFTWTGAGLILVAAGVLAYGVHDLQEAGWLPGLNSLAFDVSGTVAPDSWYGTILKGTVNFTPATTWLQAILWLAYLAPVTVLFFRPAKAVATSSPPQPAAANAAAG, encoded by the coding sequence ATGTTCGCGAACTACCTCATCGGCCTGCGCGAGGGGCTCGAGGCCGCTCTGGTCGTCAGCATCCTCATCGCCTACCTGGTGAAGACCGGCAACAAGCACCGCCAGCGCCCGCTGTGGGCGGGAGTCGTCATCGCCGTCCTGGTGAGCGCCGGATTCGGCGCGCTGCTCACCTACACCAGCAGCAACCTCAGCTTCGAGGCGCAGGAAGCCTTCGGCGGGTCGCTGTCCATCGTCGCGGTCGGCTTCGTCACCTGGATGGTGTTCTGGATGCGTCGCACGGCGCGCACGTTGTCGAGCGAGTTGCGCGGCCGGCTCGACGCGGCACTCGCGATGGGCAGTCTCGCGCTGTTGTTCACCGCCCTGCTCGCGGTCGGGCGCGAGGGGCTGGAGACCTCGCTGTTCGTCTGGTCGGCCGTGCAGGCAACGGGTGACTCGACCTCGCCGCTGGTCGGCGCGATTCTCGGCCTGCTCAGTTCGGTCGTGCTCGGCTACCTGTTCTACCGCGGCGCGGTACGCATCGATCTGGGCAAGTTCTTCACCTGGACGGGCGCGGGCCTGATCCTGGTGGCCGCCGGCGTTCTCGCGTACGGCGTGCACGACCTGCAGGAGGCCGGCTGGCTTCCCGGCCTGAACTCACTCGCATTCGACGTCAGCGGCACCGTCGCGCCCGACTCGTGGTACGGCACGATCCTCAAGGGGACGGTCAACTTCACCCCCGCGACCACCTGGTTGCAGGCGATCCTCTGGCTGGCCTACCTCGCCCCGGTGACGGTGCTGTTCTTCCGTCCCGCGAAGGCGGTGGCCACGAGTTCACCCCCGCAGCCGGCGGCCGCCAATGCCGCCGCCGGCTGA
- a CDS encoding winged helix-turn-helix transcriptional regulator, with amino-acid sequence MDRSHTVSRDGRFDVLAEACPTRQVVNRIGDRWSLLVLYALEHGTLRFQQLRRSVDGVSQKMLTQTLRNLERDGLVRREVFASVPPRVEYSLTELGKGLARRVRGIREWAYEHMDEIEGARVSYDARA; translated from the coding sequence ATGGACCGCAGTCATACGGTCTCGCGCGACGGACGCTTCGATGTGCTCGCCGAGGCCTGTCCGACACGCCAAGTCGTCAATCGGATCGGCGACCGGTGGAGCCTGCTCGTGCTCTACGCGCTGGAACACGGAACCCTGCGTTTTCAGCAGCTGCGTAGATCGGTGGACGGGGTGAGCCAGAAGATGCTCACCCAGACGCTGCGCAACCTGGAGCGCGACGGCCTGGTGCGACGCGAAGTGTTCGCCAGCGTGCCACCGCGCGTCGAGTACAGCCTGACCGAGCTCGGCAAGGGCCTGGCGCGCCGGGTCCGCGGCATCCGCGAGTGGGCATACGAGCACATGGACGAAATTGAAGGCGCGCGGGTCAGTTACGACGCGCGAGCGTAG
- a CDS encoding zinc-binding dehydrogenase, translated as MRAMVPDGTGSVTVADVPEPVPGAGEVLVQVGAFSINRGETFLLHQPAPGWRPGKDVAGTVLTGHGPVRAGDRVVAHPEQSGWAERVVVPVGQLAVLSDEVDLCTAAALPLAGLTALRLVRLIGSLPGRKILLTGASGGVGHYFVELAAAAGARVTALTSCAQRGERLHALGAERIVTHLDQAPGPFDVVIESVGGEVFQAAWQRLQPRGLFVWMGQASRRAPVFDFFDWTGGRSATVRKFLYSDNEGSDAEDLATLVRMVLDGRLHPEIGLRAPWSRTQHALAALLARQIRGNAVLEVTT; from the coding sequence ATGCGCGCAATGGTTCCCGACGGCACCGGCTCGGTCACCGTCGCCGACGTACCCGAACCGGTGCCCGGCGCCGGCGAGGTGCTCGTGCAAGTCGGCGCCTTCTCGATCAATCGCGGCGAGACGTTCCTGCTCCATCAGCCCGCCCCGGGCTGGCGGCCAGGAAAGGACGTCGCCGGCACCGTCCTGACCGGTCACGGGCCGGTACGTGCCGGCGACCGCGTGGTCGCGCACCCCGAGCAGTCGGGCTGGGCCGAACGCGTCGTCGTCCCGGTCGGTCAGCTCGCCGTCCTTTCGGACGAGGTGGACCTGTGTACCGCGGCGGCGTTGCCACTAGCGGGCCTGACCGCGCTCCGTCTGGTGCGCCTGATCGGCTCGCTGCCCGGCCGCAAGATTCTACTGACGGGGGCGTCCGGAGGTGTCGGGCACTATTTCGTCGAACTGGCCGCGGCCGCCGGTGCTCGGGTCACTGCGCTCACGTCCTGTGCTCAGCGCGGCGAGCGGCTGCACGCGCTCGGGGCAGAGCGAATCGTCACGCACCTGGACCAGGCACCCGGCCCGTTCGACGTCGTCATCGAGTCGGTAGGTGGCGAGGTATTTCAAGCCGCCTGGCAGCGCCTGCAGCCACGGGGCCTGTTCGTCTGGATGGGACAGGCCAGCCGTCGCGCACCGGTGTTCGACTTCTTCGACTGGACCGGCGGGCGGAGCGCCACCGTGCGCAAGTTCCTGTACTCCGACAACGAGGGAAGCGACGCCGAGGACCTGGCCACTCTGGTCCGCATGGTCCTCGACGGGCGCCTTCACCCCGAGATCGGCCTACGCGCCCCTTGGAGCAGGACCCAGCACGCGCTGGCTGCCCTGCTCGCCCGACAAATCCGCGGCAACGCCGTCCTGGAGGTCACGACGTGA
- a CDS encoding carboxymuconolactone decarboxylase family protein, with amino-acid sequence MTQRLDIHSVDPKAHQAVFALERYVRESGLDPRLYELVKIRASQLNGCAFCLDMHLRDARAAGEDQRRLDVLAAWREAPEVFTDQERATLELTEAVTRIGDAGVPATTWDDVAEHFDQAGVVHLLMAIATINVWNRLAVSTHQRLPQRAEVGPVSGYPPQPRP; translated from the coding sequence ATGACCCAGCGGCTGGACATCCACAGCGTCGACCCAAAGGCGCATCAGGCGGTCTTCGCGCTGGAGCGCTACGTACGCGAGAGCGGCCTGGATCCGCGGCTCTACGAGCTCGTCAAGATCCGCGCGTCACAGCTCAACGGCTGCGCGTTCTGTCTGGACATGCACCTGCGCGATGCGCGCGCGGCGGGCGAGGACCAGCGGCGTCTCGACGTGCTCGCCGCCTGGCGGGAGGCCCCCGAGGTGTTCACCGATCAGGAACGCGCCACACTGGAACTCACCGAGGCAGTGACCCGAATCGGGGACGCCGGCGTTCCCGCCACCACCTGGGACGATGTCGCCGAGCACTTCGATCAGGCCGGCGTCGTCCACCTGCTCATGGCGATCGCCACCATCAATGTGTGGAACCGCCTCGCGGTCAGCACCCATCAGCGGCTGCCACAACGTGCCGAGGTGGGCCCGGTCTCGGGCTACCCGCCGCAGCCAAGACCTTAG
- a CDS encoding YybH family protein, with the protein MITVTDYGFGPQSRNRLAAAADPSPAGAVAALETFYYALNHRDIDAMAAVWSPHELAQLNNPVGGILRGGTQAVALYQRIFDSGTRVQVTFGDAVVYLQPTSAVFAGRETGSYTVAGRAPEPLLIRTSRFFAYSEAIGRWVQLHHHGSIDSPEALRAYQDAVANG; encoded by the coding sequence ATGATCACGGTCACCGACTATGGCTTCGGCCCGCAGTCGCGCAACCGGCTCGCCGCCGCGGCGGACCCCTCGCCCGCCGGGGCAGTCGCGGCGTTGGAGACGTTCTACTACGCGCTGAACCATCGCGACATCGACGCCATGGCTGCGGTCTGGTCACCTCACGAGCTGGCTCAGCTCAACAACCCGGTCGGCGGCATCCTGCGCGGCGGCACGCAAGCGGTCGCCCTCTATCAGCGGATCTTTGACAGCGGAACGCGCGTGCAGGTCACCTTCGGTGACGCCGTCGTCTACCTACAGCCCACCAGTGCCGTCTTCGCCGGCCGCGAGACCGGCAGCTATACCGTCGCCGGTCGAGCGCCGGAACCGCTCTTGATCCGGACCAGCCGGTTCTTCGCCTACAGCGAGGCCATCGGACGCTGGGTGCAGCTCCACCACCACGGCAGTATCGACAGCCCCGAGGCTCTTCGCGCCTACCAAGATGCCGTTGCGAACGGGTGA